The nucleotide window GACCGCCAAGGACCGCCGCGACCTGGCCTTCGGCCTGGAGCTGGGCGTGGACTGGGTGGCGCTGTCGTTCGTGCAGCGCCCGCAGGACATCCACGAGGCGCGCGAGCTGATCGGCGAACGCGCCTTCCTCATGGCCAAGATCGAGAAACCCTCGGCGGTGCAGCATCTGCGCGAGATTGCCCGGCTGTCGGACGCCATCATGGTGGCGCGCGGCGACCTCGGCGTGGAGGTGCCGGCCGAGAATGTGCCGCGCATCCAGAAGAACATCGTGCGCATCTGCCGCCAGCTCGGCCGCCCGGTGGTGGTGGCCACGCAGATGCTCGAATCCATGCGCTTCGCCCCGGCGCCGACCCGCGCGGAAGTCACCGACGTCGCCCACGCGGTGGCCGAAGGCGCCGACGCGCTGATGCTCTCGGCCGAGACCGCCTCCGGCGACTACCCGCTGGAAGCGGCGAGCATGATGAGCAAGATCATCCGCCAGGTGGAGAGCGGCCCGGACTACTCGGCGCAGCTCGACGTGCACCGGCCGAGCGCCGAGGCCACGCTGTCGGATGCGATCAGCTGCGCGATCCGCCGCATCAGCGGCATCCTGCCGATCGCGGTGCTGGTCAACTACACCGAATCCGGCGCCTCCAGCCTGCGCGCCTCGCGCGAGCGGCCGGCGACGCCGATCCTCAGCCTGACGCCGAACCTGGCCACGGCGCGCAAGCTGACCATCGCCTGGGGTGTCTACTCGCTGGTCGAGGCGCCGCTGCGCGACATGGAGCAGGTCTGCGCGCAGGCGCTGGAGCTGGCCCGCGCCCGTGGCATGGCCGGCAGCGGCGATACCGTACTGATCACCGCCGGCGTACCGCTGGGCAAGCCGGGTACCACCAATTCGCTGCGCATCGAAATGCTCGCCTGAGCGCCTGTCTGAACGCGGCGCAGCGCGTCGGCCTGGGGGCCGGCGCCGCTGCGCTGTAGCATGCACGCCCGCACCAGTCCCCCGTCAGGCTTCCAATGCTCCGCCTCCCGCGTCATGTCAGCGCCGTGCTCAACGGCTTCAGCCAGATCTTCTTGCAGGCCCATCCGCTCTGCGGGCTGCTGATCGCGCTCGCCATCGCCCTGCATGCGCCGCTGCTGCTGGCCGGCGCGCTGGCCGGGGCGCTCGCCGGTACGTTCGGCGCTGCCGCGCTGGGGCGTCAACGGGCCGATATCGACTGCGGGCTGTACGGCTACAACAGTGCGCTGCTGGGCCTGCTGATCGTGCTGCAACTGGGGCTTTCGGCGTTTTCGCTGGGGTTGATCGTGCTCGCCGCGCTGGTCATCGACCTGTTGCAGACGCGCCTGCTCGCCGGCCTGCGCGAGCGCCGGTGGCTGCCCGGTTTCACCCTGCCCTTCGTGCTGTTCGGCTGGCTCGCGCTGGCGCTGCTGCCAGGGGCGACCGTCGCACCAGCGCCGACGCTGCCACTCGATGCGCAGGCACTGGCGTTCGCCCTCGCTGCGGGCATCGGCCAGGTGATCTTCCTCGACCAGCCGCTGGCGGGGTTGCTGGTGCTGGTAGCGGTCTGGCTGGCCGACCGACGCGCCGCGCGCTGGATGCTGGCCGGTTCTGCCGCGGGTCTGGGCATCGGCCTGCTGCTCGGCGGTGCGCACGATGCGATCGTCGCGGGTCTGGCCGGTTACAACCCGGCGCTGGCCGCGCTGGCGGTGAGCCAGGTGCAGCGCTCGGCCTGGGCGCCGTTGCTGGCGATTATCGCCGCCGTGCTGGCGCGGCTGGCTTTCGAGCGGTTGGGCCTGCCGCCGCTGACGATGCCGTTCATCCTCGCCTGCTGGCTGGTGGCGCTGGCGTCGCGGCGGTTTCGCCCGCAACCCGGAAACGCCTAGCCTCAGCCACCGGTTGCACACGGGTTCTGGTCCTGCGGGTAGTGGCGCTCTTCTTCCAGTTGGCCATCGCGCCCGTGGATTCGCACCGTCGCCGTGCGCAGCTTCAGGTAGTCGCGGGTCTGCTCGAGCGCCGCGTCGCGACTGGCGGTCTCGATCAGCACGCGTGGGTCGCCTTCTTCGCGCAGCAGCCAGCGATTGCCTTCCAGGGTGATGTGGTAGGTCTCCATGTCGGTCTCCCCGCAGTGGTGGTGGGCTCTTTTCATAGGGCAGATGCGGGGCACGATGGTTCGCCGCCAGGGTTTTCCGGACCCTAATGGTTATTAAAACCCTCTATCGCCGGGGTTTTTTGTACCTCTTAGGCATTGCGGACCTTGATTTCAGTCAATTCCAGAGCTGGAACGATTGTTGAAAGACCCTCGGTAGAACGTCGCGCCTTTGCCTGGTCAACGGACGCGGCGACTTTCCCACCAGAGGAGTATTCGATGCTTTGCGCTGAAC belongs to Pseudomonas phenolilytica and includes:
- the pyk gene encoding pyruvate kinase — its product is MTPDKKVKILATLGPATRSIDDVRALVDAGVNLFRLNFSHGEHADHAERFHWIRQVEREQNQAIGILMDLQGPKLRVGRFAAGRVQLERGQKFRLDLDETPGDQHRVMLPHPEIIAALEPGMTLLIDDGRLRLTVLSKHNDVIETRVMAGGELSDRKGVNVPEAVLELSPLTAKDRRDLAFGLELGVDWVALSFVQRPQDIHEARELIGERAFLMAKIEKPSAVQHLREIARLSDAIMVARGDLGVEVPAENVPRIQKNIVRICRQLGRPVVVATQMLESMRFAPAPTRAEVTDVAHAVAEGADALMLSAETASGDYPLEAASMMSKIIRQVESGPDYSAQLDVHRPSAEATLSDAISCAIRRISGILPIAVLVNYTESGASSLRASRERPATPILSLTPNLATARKLTIAWGVYSLVEAPLRDMEQVCAQALELARARGMAGSGDTVLITAGVPLGKPGTTNSLRIEMLA
- a CDS encoding urea transporter; translated protein: MLRLPRHVSAVLNGFSQIFLQAHPLCGLLIALAIALHAPLLLAGALAGALAGTFGAAALGRQRADIDCGLYGYNSALLGLLIVLQLGLSAFSLGLIVLAALVIDLLQTRLLAGLRERRWLPGFTLPFVLFGWLALALLPGATVAPAPTLPLDAQALAFALAAGIGQVIFLDQPLAGLLVLVAVWLADRRAARWMLAGSAAGLGIGLLLGGAHDAIVAGLAGYNPALAALAVSQVQRSAWAPLLAIIAAVLARLAFERLGLPPLTMPFILACWLVALASRRFRPQPGNA
- a CDS encoding DUF2188 domain-containing protein; this translates as METYHITLEGNRWLLREEGDPRVLIETASRDAALEQTRDYLKLRTATVRIHGRDGQLEEERHYPQDQNPCATGG